In a single window of the Niabella ginsenosidivorans genome:
- a CDS encoding glycoside hydrolase family 2 TIM barrel-domain containing protein produces MKKGIVTLLFAAAFFANPGVWAQQDPVNHLFSASDTASVPSEIENPECLGINKEPAHATLMPYASLQEALAANRHQSSFYRSLNGTWKFKWVPWPQKRPVDFYKEDYDVSGWAGIPVPSNWGMQGYGTPDYSNFTYIFKKDFPRVMSAPSVDYTTYRERNPVGSYRRDFEVPQSWIGRRIFVTFDGVDAGFFLWINGKKIGYSVNSRNAAEFDITDYVRPGKNIIAVEVYRFTSGSYLEDQDMWKLSGIFRNVSLWSSPQLHIRDFFITTGFDAQYKDAVERIKTKIKNFGITVMPEGEVEVGVYDGISKIAGIVHKVPALAPGEEKEITVEVPVKQPRKWTAETPVLYTTVIKLKQDGKDNEIISAKTGFRKLEIKGRQFLVNGVPIKLKGVNRHENWPDDGHAITEEQMVRDIVLIKQANCNHVRTCHYSDDPRWYELCDEYGIYLVAEANLESHGSMGEFDEEPRVKQAIIDRNVANVENFKNHPAVIIWSLGNECGEGGSNFRAALQAIRTIDPTRPTHYEGFGIEKSNPADLDSRMYTDIYNVEKIANDEKRVKPFYLCEYAHTMFNSMGSIDRYNALFDKYPSLLGGAVWEWQDQGLYNNRDPQHPITAYGGGFGEVPNDRFFIHKGVVFSDRTLKPQYPELKRAYQWISVHPSDIAKQQFLIKNRYQFTDLKTTTAKWELSENGIVIQSGKLNTGSLLPGQEKEIHIPYHYKPKAGDEYFIRVFFELNSATIWADKGFEVASVQLQLPGIKAVEKENNGSAVTLSDKEGVYDIRGDGFRLVFDKHTGTFAQMQRNGRQLLIKDGGPRLHLWRAPHRNDDMWAYRDWDHYGLRFLSWKVEDMSYRQIAGNLVEVTVALTGTGRNDFKVSHKATYTINGAGRITVANDVAFNAPRFSLARIGIRMFLDRSISNVNYFGRGPMENYADRKAGSDVGRYKATVLQLMTPYEKPMECGNHEDVRWVRLSSAANANFTVSKADSLLQFSALPYSDEEMERTDYKIDLPESKHTVLCISTKTLGVGSNGCGPQPLEQYKVYTEPTRFSYVIRL; encoded by the coding sequence ATGAAAAAAGGAATAGTTACACTTTTATTTGCTGCAGCGTTTTTTGCAAACCCTGGTGTATGGGCGCAGCAGGATCCTGTAAATCACTTATTCTCTGCATCAGATACAGCATCTGTGCCTTCAGAAATTGAAAACCCGGAATGCCTGGGCATCAATAAGGAACCGGCGCATGCCACACTGATGCCTTATGCTTCATTGCAGGAGGCATTGGCCGCCAACAGGCATCAGTCCTCCTTTTACAGGAGCCTGAACGGGACCTGGAAGTTTAAATGGGTGCCCTGGCCGCAAAAGCGCCCGGTCGATTTTTATAAGGAAGATTATGATGTTTCCGGGTGGGCCGGTATTCCCGTTCCGTCCAACTGGGGTATGCAGGGGTACGGTACGCCGGACTACAGTAATTTTACCTATATTTTTAAGAAAGATTTTCCGCGGGTCATGAGCGCGCCCTCTGTTGACTATACCACCTACAGGGAGCGGAATCCGGTAGGCAGCTACCGCCGTGATTTTGAGGTGCCGCAATCCTGGATCGGCCGCAGGATCTTTGTGACGTTTGACGGGGTAGATGCAGGCTTTTTCCTTTGGATCAATGGCAAAAAAATCGGCTATAGTGTTAACAGCCGCAATGCTGCAGAGTTTGATATTACGGATTATGTAAGACCAGGCAAAAACATAATAGCGGTTGAAGTATACCGGTTTACTTCCGGAAGCTATCTGGAAGACCAGGATATGTGGAAACTGAGCGGCATATTCCGGAATGTTTCCTTATGGAGCAGCCCCCAGCTGCACATCCGCGACTTTTTTATTACAACCGGTTTTGATGCGCAGTATAAGGATGCTGTTGAACGGATAAAGACAAAAATAAAAAATTTTGGCATTACTGTTATGCCGGAGGGCGAAGTGGAAGTGGGTGTATATGATGGCATTTCAAAAATAGCTGGTATTGTACATAAAGTTCCTGCATTAGCCCCGGGCGAGGAAAAAGAAATTACCGTTGAAGTACCGGTGAAGCAACCCCGCAAATGGACAGCAGAAACGCCGGTGTTATATACTACTGTTATAAAATTGAAACAGGATGGCAAAGACAATGAAATTATTTCTGCAAAAACCGGGTTTAGAAAATTAGAGATAAAAGGGCGGCAATTTCTGGTAAACGGAGTGCCCATAAAATTAAAAGGGGTAAACAGACACGAGAACTGGCCTGATGACGGGCATGCTATTACTGAAGAGCAGATGGTCAGGGATATTGTACTGATCAAACAGGCGAATTGCAACCATGTAAGGACCTGCCATTATTCTGATGACCCCCGCTGGTATGAGCTTTGCGATGAATATGGTATTTACCTGGTAGCAGAAGCCAATCTCGAAAGCCACGGTTCAATGGGGGAATTTGATGAAGAGCCCCGGGTGAAACAGGCGATCATTGACCGGAATGTTGCCAATGTTGAAAATTTCAAAAATCATCCGGCAGTCATTATATGGTCTTTAGGCAATGAGTGCGGGGAAGGCGGCTCTAATTTCAGGGCGGCGCTGCAGGCTATAAGAACAATTGATCCGACCCGCCCCACGCATTATGAAGGCTTTGGTATTGAAAAAAGCAACCCGGCCGATCTGGATAGCCGTATGTATACAGATATCTATAACGTGGAAAAAATTGCTAATGATGAAAAACGTGTAAAACCCTTTTATTTATGCGAGTATGCGCATACCATGTTCAACTCAATGGGCTCTATTGACCGTTACAATGCGCTTTTTGATAAATATCCCTCCCTGTTAGGAGGCGCTGTCTGGGAATGGCAGGATCAGGGATTGTATAACAACCGCGATCCGCAGCACCCTATTACAGCATACGGCGGAGGTTTTGGCGAAGTGCCAAACGATCGCTTTTTTATTCATAAAGGCGTTGTGTTTTCTGACCGGACTTTGAAACCGCAATACCCCGAATTAAAACGTGCCTACCAATGGATAAGTGTGCATCCTTCCGATATTGCAAAGCAACAATTCCTTATTAAAAACAGGTACCAGTTTACCGATCTTAAAACTACTACTGCTAAATGGGAGCTTAGTGAGAATGGTATAGTGATCCAGTCCGGGAAATTGAATACAGGATCCCTTTTGCCGGGTCAGGAAAAAGAAATCCATATCCCGTACCATTATAAGCCCAAAGCAGGAGATGAGTATTTTATACGGGTCTTTTTTGAACTGAATAGTGCTACAATATGGGCTGATAAAGGGTTTGAAGTAGCATCCGTACAACTGCAGCTGCCCGGTATTAAAGCTGTGGAAAAAGAAAATAACGGCAGCGCAGTAACATTATCAGACAAAGAAGGAGTGTACGATATCAGGGGTGATGGGTTCCGGCTGGTATTTGATAAGCATACCGGAACCTTTGCACAAATGCAGAGAAACGGCAGGCAATTGCTCATAAAAGATGGCGGCCCCAGGCTGCATCTGTGGCGGGCGCCGCACCGGAATGATGATATGTGGGCTTACCGGGATTGGGACCACTATGGTTTAAGATTTCTTTCCTGGAAAGTTGAAGATATGAGTTACAGACAAATAGCCGGTAATCTTGTTGAAGTAACAGTAGCGCTGACCGGCACCGGAAGAAATGATTTTAAAGTATCGCATAAGGCAACCTATACCATAAATGGTGCAGGGCGTATTACAGTTGCAAATGATGTTGCTTTTAATGCTCCGCGCTTTAGCCTGGCCCGTATTGGGATAAGAATGTTTTTAGACAGATCCATCAGCAACGTAAATTACTTCGGAAGAGGGCCTATGGAAAATTATGCCGACAGAAAAGCCGGTTCTGATGTAGGCCGGTATAAGGCTACTGTATTGCAGCTGATGACTCCTTATGAAAAACCGATGGAGTGCGGTAATCATGAAGATGTAAGATGGGTACGCTTATCATCAGCCGCAAATGCCAATTTTACGGTCAGTAAAGCCGACAGCCTTTTGCAATTTTCTGCGCTGCCCTATAGCGACGAAGAGATGGAAAGAACCGATTATAAAATAGATTTGCCGGAAAGTAAACATACCGTGCTTTGCATAAGCACTAAAACACTGGGAGTAGGCTCTAACGGTTGCGGTCCCCAGCCTTTGGAGCAATATAAAGTTTATACCGAACCAACCCGGTTCAGCTATGTGATCCGGTTATAA
- a CDS encoding sugar phosphate isomerase/epimerase family protein has product MTEHTMHSGKNHTRRNFIKTGIWSTAGIGLSGLAGKNFEKGQEAAPGYGLPYKIGIRQASIPAPDGSRKNMVASFDTFKAARHLAGITGVELQVASGKPNMSDLNVVRTYKTESQKWGLMVPSTAGVWFSQPWGADAVSELLKAIHATELLGARVMLIAFFTNSAPDMHNEKSYSPVVDILKQVAPAAQEAGIILGLENSLSPADNKKLVDLIGLPNVQVYYDLDNMFQYGYGEQVVSGIRLLGKERLAAIHVKNNGRLLSDHWRVNWADAFRALTEIKYEGWLMFETEHKNFEKCIKETALNIRFIKQHFHPPSA; this is encoded by the coding sequence ATGACTGAACATACGATGCACTCCGGTAAAAATCATACACGGCGGAATTTTATAAAAACCGGCATATGGAGTACCGCCGGGATCGGCTTATCGGGCCTGGCAGGAAAAAACTTTGAGAAAGGGCAGGAGGCAGCACCCGGTTATGGGTTACCTTATAAAATAGGAATCCGGCAGGCCAGTATTCCTGCCCCTGATGGTTCCCGTAAAAATATGGTAGCCAGCTTTGATACGTTTAAGGCTGCCCGTCATCTTGCCGGCATTACCGGCGTAGAGTTACAGGTAGCTTCCGGTAAGCCGAATATGTCGGATTTAAATGTGGTCAGGACCTATAAGACCGAATCACAGAAATGGGGGCTGATGGTGCCCAGTACGGCCGGCGTATGGTTTTCACAACCCTGGGGCGCTGATGCTGTGTCAGAGCTTTTAAAGGCGATTCATGCAACGGAACTGCTGGGCGCCCGGGTGATGCTCATCGCATTTTTTACTAACAGTGCACCGGATATGCACAACGAAAAATCGTATAGCCCGGTTGTGGATATCTTAAAACAGGTAGCTCCCGCTGCACAGGAAGCGGGCATTATCCTGGGCCTGGAAAATTCACTGAGCCCGGCAGATAATAAAAAACTGGTTGACCTGATCGGATTGCCCAATGTACAGGTGTACTATGATCTTGATAATATGTTTCAGTATGGATATGGTGAGCAGGTGGTCAGCGGCATCAGGCTTTTGGGCAAGGAACGCCTTGCAGCCATCCATGTTAAAAACAATGGCCGGCTCTTGTCTGATCACTGGCGGGTAAACTGGGCAGATGCGTTCCGCGCACTTACGGAGATCAAATATGAGGGCTGGCTGATGTTTGAAACCGAGCATAAGAATTTTGAAAAATGTATTAAGGAAACTGCACTGAATATCCGTTTTATTAAACAACATTTTCATCCGCCGTCAGCCTGA
- a CDS encoding TSUP family transporter, translating into MKNKRIPASDINESIPQINAQVFVRVEKVNVLMIGGDRYALKRLKEILRNAPLASVKVVAKEADAAVLDLAAAFPNIKIVNKEYEATDIENADIIFIAAKQQQLIQQIEDDAISRGLTNIPIIEDQTGRDTGVARISGIQQNRQSLSYRKMATYAITAFGLMLLGHFIFSYLPIHSLKAHATGLYHSLDSRFLIMLAAGFIAQLVDGALGMGYGVASTTVLLSAGVSPAAISGSIHTAEMFASGASGYSHYKFGNVNKKLFKALLIPGVLGAVLGAVLLVYLGEKYSDWIRPVLACYTMFLGTKILYNAFRSQIIKKKFKNYSTLAGAGGFFDSFGGGGWGPIVTTTLITKGRSPRFVIGTVSLTEFFVTLSSAVTFFILLGVSHWQTILGLIVGGLAAAPVAAKLAGKLPRKTALALVGCLVIVWSARILLKIFFS; encoded by the coding sequence ATGAAGAATAAACGCATTCCTGCATCAGATATAAATGAAAGTATACCGCAAATAAATGCCCAGGTTTTTGTGCGTGTGGAAAAGGTGAATGTACTGATGATAGGTGGAGATCGTTATGCATTGAAGCGGCTTAAGGAAATTTTAAGGAACGCCCCATTGGCATCTGTAAAAGTTGTGGCAAAAGAGGCAGACGCTGCTGTGCTGGATCTTGCTGCAGCCTTTCCAAATATAAAGATCGTTAATAAAGAATACGAGGCAACGGATATTGAAAATGCTGATATTATTTTTATTGCTGCAAAACAACAACAGCTTATTCAGCAAATAGAGGATGATGCAATCAGCCGGGGCCTGACCAATATTCCTATTATTGAGGACCAGACGGGCAGAGATACCGGCGTAGCCCGGATTTCCGGCATTCAGCAAAACAGACAATCCCTGTCTTACAGAAAAATGGCTACTTATGCGATAACCGCTTTTGGCCTGATGCTTTTGGGCCATTTCATTTTTTCTTATTTGCCGATTCATTCCTTAAAAGCGCATGCGACAGGACTTTATCATTCTTTGGATAGCCGGTTTCTGATCATGCTTGCCGCCGGCTTTATAGCGCAACTGGTAGACGGCGCCCTGGGTATGGGCTATGGCGTTGCCAGTACAACCGTATTACTTTCAGCAGGCGTGAGCCCGGCTGCCATAAGTGGTAGTATTCATACAGCAGAAATGTTTGCCAGCGGTGCTTCCGGGTATAGCCACTATAAATTCGGGAATGTAAATAAAAAACTGTTCAAAGCACTTTTAATACCTGGTGTCCTGGGAGCCGTTTTGGGTGCTGTGCTCCTGGTATACCTGGGGGAGAAATACAGCGATTGGATAAGACCTGTATTGGCTTGTTATACAATGTTTCTGGGAACGAAAATTTTGTACAATGCTTTCCGGAGCCAGATAATAAAAAAGAAGTTTAAAAATTATAGCACACTGGCCGGTGCCGGTGGTTTTTTTGACTCTTTTGGCGGTGGAGGCTGGGGCCCGATTGTTACAACCACTCTTATTACAAAAGGACGGAGCCCGCGTTTTGTTATTGGCACTGTTAGCCTTACAGAGTTTTTTGTGACCCTGTCCAGTGCGGTCACCTTTTTTATTTTATTAGGCGTCAGTCATTGGCAGACCATTCTGGGACTAATAGTCGGCGGTTTGGCAGCAGCTCCGGTTGCCGCAAAGCTGGCAGGGAAATTACCAAGGAAAACGGCGCTTGCTTTGGTGGGTTGTTTGGTAATTGTATGGAGTGCCCGGATTCTTTTAAAAATATTTTTCTCCTGA
- a CDS encoding SDR family NAD(P)-dependent oxidoreductase, which produces MSYALVTGAAKGIGYAIAIELAKLKKSLFLVDIDEPCLSEAADYIRNKHFVEVQTIVQDLSDPHAASLLFEKTKLYHPFLRIIVNNAGYGLNTPFLTTPVEEQLNIIDVNVKAQLRIAHLFIPVLQKFPKSYLLNVGSTTCYQSVPYLSVYAASKAFVISFTRSLRFELKNSTVSVSCLIPGATDTAFVSRAGMQPHTLKTAEKFNMSPQEVAKIAVKGLLKGKAEIVPGFTNKLNATIIKFIPKSLVERVAANIYKPR; this is translated from the coding sequence ATGTCGTATGCACTTGTAACAGGAGCAGCAAAAGGTATTGGTTACGCCATTGCCATTGAATTAGCCAAATTAAAGAAGAGCTTATTTTTGGTGGATATAGACGAACCCTGCCTGTCTGAAGCCGCTGATTATATCCGGAATAAGCACTTTGTAGAAGTTCAGACAATTGTGCAGGACTTATCTGATCCGCATGCTGCCAGCCTGCTATTTGAAAAAACAAAACTCTATCATCCTTTTTTAAGAATCATTGTCAATAACGCAGGTTATGGTTTAAATACACCATTTCTTACAACACCTGTGGAAGAGCAATTAAACATTATTGATGTTAATGTAAAAGCACAATTACGCATTGCCCACTTATTTATTCCCGTGTTACAGAAGTTCCCCAAGTCCTATTTATTAAATGTAGGAAGCACTACCTGTTACCAGTCTGTACCCTATTTATCAGTATACGCGGCTTCCAAGGCATTTGTTATATCCTTTACCCGGAGCCTGAGATTTGAATTAAAAAACAGTACGGTATCTGTAAGCTGTTTGATTCCCGGTGCCACAGACACCGCCTTTGTTTCAAGAGCGGGAATGCAGCCACATACGTTAAAAACAGCAGAAAAATTCAATATGAGCCCGCAGGAAGTGGCAAAGATCGCAGTAAAAGGTTTATTAAAGGGCAAAGCAGAAATTGTTCCGGGATTTACCAATAAACTGAATGCTACCATAATAAAATTTATACCCAAGAGCCTTGTAGAGCGGGTAGCGGCCAACATTTATAAACCCCGCTAA
- a CDS encoding phytanoyl-CoA dioxygenase family protein — MSQPTQPFYFPDAIKPVHIHHLKEHGILHFKQFITPEAVQEFIAEVKSVEKYLLNKSISSVNGIPLKFGTDVDGSPLIQRIAFASQYSAALYNFLKSDRVQQIVNLLRPFEGRIGATEKDGLVVNHYLNTQDSGFTRLGWHTDSPRDLFLGSRIKPMLNVGLHLDDCPQSNGGLRVLAGTHNKGLLTLFFKKKYFIDHKPDEKEIGFDIEAGDLTVHDGRLWHRVQQSPHIGESSRRRVMYIPVVTGAYAPKHADSKTPIYHQLARFTNWRPKQRTIAQNEPGLTPSL; from the coding sequence ATGAGCCAGCCGACACAACCTTTCTATTTTCCGGATGCAATAAAGCCGGTACATATCCACCACCTGAAAGAACATGGCATCCTGCATTTCAAACAATTTATTACTCCTGAAGCGGTGCAGGAATTCATTGCAGAAGTAAAATCAGTAGAAAAATATTTACTAAATAAGAGTATAAGCAGCGTAAATGGCATCCCGCTAAAATTCGGCACTGATGTAGACGGGTCGCCCCTTATACAACGCATCGCGTTTGCCTCCCAGTACAGCGCAGCGCTTTACAATTTCTTAAAAAGTGATCGTGTTCAGCAGATCGTAAATTTATTGCGCCCATTTGAAGGACGCATCGGGGCAACAGAAAAAGATGGCCTTGTAGTGAATCATTATTTAAACACCCAGGACAGCGGATTTACAAGACTGGGCTGGCATACCGACAGCCCCCGGGACCTCTTCCTGGGATCAAGAATAAAACCCATGCTGAACGTTGGCCTTCATCTGGATGATTGCCCTCAAAGCAATGGCGGGTTGCGGGTTCTGGCAGGCACACATAACAAAGGATTACTAACCCTGTTCTTTAAAAAGAAATATTTTATAGACCATAAACCGGATGAGAAGGAAATCGGCTTTGATATTGAGGCCGGAGACCTTACTGTGCATGACGGGCGCCTGTGGCACCGGGTGCAGCAGTCACCACATATCGGGGAGTCAAGCCGCAGGCGTGTTATGTACATACCTGTAGTAACCGGGGCTTATGCTCCCAAGCATGCCGATAGTAAAACCCCGATCTATCACCAGTTAGCCCGGTTCACCAACTGGAGACCTAAACAGCGTACAATTGCACAAAATGAACCCGGATTAACACCTTCCCTATGA
- a CDS encoding sigma-70 family RNA polymerase sigma factor has translation MEKDHQLTYQLAFRKAFYEYSKKLYHYLLIKTKSEYLANEVTQLTFIKLWQYPGYLEEAHNLSARIFQIARTTLIDELRKEERGRKKLKSITLQQNIFKQTQDDGYAVLQEKDLKEKLQRAVAQLPPVQKKVFLLSREEQLSYKEISSELSISVKTVEKHVQLALRFLRPILKANFTIFIALYYVWLR, from the coding sequence ATGGAGAAGGATCATCAGCTGACATATCAGCTTGCTTTTCGGAAAGCCTTTTATGAATACAGCAAGAAGCTGTATCATTATTTATTGATAAAAACGAAATCGGAATACCTGGCAAACGAGGTAACACAGCTTACTTTCATCAAGCTCTGGCAATATCCCGGGTATTTAGAAGAAGCTCATAACCTGTCGGCCCGTATCTTCCAGATCGCCCGCACTACGCTGATCGATGAATTGCGAAAAGAGGAAAGAGGCAGAAAAAAATTGAAGAGTATAACGCTGCAACAGAATATTTTTAAGCAAACGCAGGATGATGGTTATGCTGTTTTGCAGGAAAAAGATCTGAAAGAAAAGCTGCAGCGCGCTGTGGCACAGTTGCCCCCGGTGCAAAAAAAAGTGTTTTTGCTTAGTCGCGAGGAACAGCTAAGCTATAAGGAAATCTCCAGTGAACTTTCCATCTCGGTAAAAACAGTGGAAAAGCACGTACAGCTGGCGCTCCGTTTCTTAAGACCGATTTTGAAAGCGAATTTTACCATTTTCATAGCTTTGTATTATGTATGGCTCAGATGA
- a CDS encoding FecR family protein encodes MRKRLLKKYNKKADHQLYAGIDPEAPAFMAEEEWEQFHAPALQVSELSEAFIQKVTAPLPKVRPFRRFIVAASLLAAAAALVGLLYNRDPSSPVEAYHREGRWVPSNMTFHSMYLKNTGSASQTVFLPDHSQVILTPGSEIAYSHSLLFEQKREVHLKGDALFKVAKNTCKPFTVYCGDVATTALGTIFRVTDRLKSGRVDVALLEGKIMVRSFGVKDTSAKYYLLPGNRIRYNTEKKLFVFMAVPENNDRGTASAVQSAEPSSGPGLVTAIPESRMPAPAVTVSSSLIFKNEPLAQVLDQLAHRYGVEIAYPTQKVAAINFIGTIKAGRSLKKILSDIALMNDLRLTIDSVQGKYILR; translated from the coding sequence GTGAGAAAAAGGTTACTGAAAAAATATAATAAAAAAGCGGATCATCAATTGTATGCGGGGATTGATCCGGAAGCGCCAGCTTTTATGGCGGAAGAGGAGTGGGAGCAGTTTCATGCACCAGCTCTTCAGGTTAGTGAGCTTTCCGAGGCTTTTATACAAAAGGTAACGGCTCCCCTGCCAAAAGTGCGCCCGTTCAGGAGGTTTATTGTAGCAGCTTCTCTGTTGGCAGCCGCGGCGGCACTTGTAGGGCTCCTATACAACCGGGATCCTTCATCGCCCGTGGAGGCATACCACCGGGAAGGGCGTTGGGTGCCGTCGAATATGACTTTTCATTCAATGTACCTGAAAAATACCGGGTCTGCTTCCCAAACGGTTTTTCTGCCGGATCACTCGCAGGTGATACTAACGCCAGGCAGTGAAATAGCATATTCCCACTCATTGTTATTCGAGCAAAAACGTGAGGTGCACCTGAAAGGGGACGCGCTGTTTAAAGTGGCTAAAAATACCTGTAAGCCATTTACCGTATACTGTGGTGATGTGGCTACCACTGCCCTTGGAACTATTTTCCGCGTAACAGATCGGTTAAAAAGCGGGCGCGTGGATGTTGCTTTGCTGGAGGGGAAAATAATGGTGCGTTCTTTTGGGGTTAAAGACACGTCGGCTAAATATTATCTGCTGCCCGGAAACCGGATCCGGTATAATACAGAAAAAAAACTCTTTGTTTTTATGGCAGTGCCGGAAAACAATGACCGGGGAACCGCATCAGCGGTGCAATCAGCAGAACCCTCTTCCGGGCCCGGGCTGGTTACTGCAATACCTGAAAGCAGGATGCCGGCGCCGGCAGTGACCGTTAGCAGTTCCCTGATTTTTAAAAATGAACCCCTGGCACAGGTATTGGACCAGCTGGCTCATCGCTATGGGGTGGAAATAGCCTATCCGACTCAAAAAGTAGCGGCAATCAATTTTATCGGAACGATCAAAGCCGGACGTTCGCTGAAGAAAATATTATCCGACATTGCACTGATGAACGACCTTAGGCTAACCATTGATTCCGTACAGGGAAAATATATCCTTCGCTGA